TGCACTTTTTATGCCCGCAACGTCATCGGGATTTACATCTATCACTTCTATTTCGTAGCCGTGCCTTTCAGCCCACCTTCTGTACATACGCAGGAGCATACTTGCCCAATCACACGCTTCTGTGCCACCCGCACCCGCCTGTATGGTAAGGTAAGCATTACTTTTATCCATTTCCTCGGATAGGAAGGTCTTTATCTCAAGATCCTTTACAGGTTTCTCTATGGACTGTAGCTCTTCAGCTATCATGGAGAGTGTTTCTAAATCTTCCTCGTCAACCTCCTTTAAAAGCTCCTCTACTCCTTCGATGGAACTCTTTATCCTTTCAAATTCCCTTATAGTCTCTTCAAGTAACTTTCTCCTTTGGGTCAGCTCCCTAGCCTTCTCCTGATCTTCCCAAAAGTCCGCAGAAGACATACTTGTGTCTATTTTTTTTAGCTCCTCCTTCATAGAGCTTATATCCATAGCCTGCTCCACATCAAAAAACTTCTCTTTTAGTTCTTCAAGTCTGTTTTTTATATCCGCAAGCATAATATATAAAATATATCGCATGTTCGTGGACAGGGTTAAAATACATGTTAAGGCGGGAGATGGAGGTAACGGTGCTGTTGCCTTTTTAAGGGAGAAGTACAAACCTTTCGGTGGACCTGCAGGAGGTGACGGCGGAAAAGGTGGAGACGTTACACTGATAGCTACTTCAAAAAAACACACCCTTTATGACTTTAAGTACACTAAAAGGTTCAAGGCTCAAAACGGAGAGCATGGCAAAGGCAAGAGACAGCACGGTAAAAATGGAAAGGATCTTATGTTGGAAGTGCCTCTTGGAACAGTCGTAATAGACGCTCAAAGTGGTCAAATACTGTGTGATCTCATACAAGAGGGGCAAAGATGCGTTGTTGCAAAAGGTGGAAAGGGAGGAAGGGGAAACGCCCACTTTGCCACACCTACTAATCAAGCACCACGCTACGCTGAGAAGGGACACAAAGGAGAGGATAGATGGCTAATACTTGAGCTTAAACTTATAGCCGATGTCGGGATCATTGGACTTCCCAACGCAGGAAAATCCACGCTCATTTCTAAGCTCACAAAAGCAAAGCCGAAAATAGCTGACTATCCCTTTACTACGCTTTCCCCTGTCTTAGGCGTAATGGATCTGGGGGATGGGAAAAAGATCGTATTGGCTGATATACCCGGTCTTATTGAAGGTGCATCGGAAGGAAAAGGGCTTGGTCTTGAGTTCCTCAGGCACATTGAGAGAACGAAACTTTTACTTCATCTTATAGATGTATCAGACTTTAGGCAGATGGATCCGATCCAAGCCTTTAAAAGCGTGAATTCCGAGATGGAAAAGTACGATCCCAAATTGCTTGAAAGAAGGCAGATAGTAGTAGGCACTAAAATAGACGCACTCTCAAACAGAAAACTCCTTAATGAGCTTGAGGAGGAGTTTAAAAAAATGGGCTTTCCTTTTGTAGCTGTGTCATCGGTAACAGGCGAAGGACTAAAGGAGTTGAAGGAAGTTATAATAGGAGAGATTGAAAAACTGACTGCTGCAGTTATAGGAAGGTAAAAACGATTGAGTTACAGCAAAAGAGGAGGTAGGCGAATATGAACGCTCAGGAAATGCTTGAGAACTTTCCAAAACAGCTGGGTACTGTGAGCTGTGAGAGTATGAATTTAAAAGAATACAGTGGTGTAGTCTTCAGCGGTATGGGAGGATCAGGTATAGTAGGGGATCTCACAAAGGTACT
This genomic interval from Hydrogenobacter sp. contains the following:
- the obgE gene encoding GTPase ObgE, with product MFVDRVKIHVKAGDGGNGAVAFLREKYKPFGGPAGGDGGKGGDVTLIATSKKHTLYDFKYTKRFKAQNGEHGKGKRQHGKNGKDLMLEVPLGTVVIDAQSGQILCDLIQEGQRCVVAKGGKGGRGNAHFATPTNQAPRYAEKGHKGEDRWLILELKLIADVGIIGLPNAGKSTLISKLTKAKPKIADYPFTTLSPVLGVMDLGDGKKIVLADIPGLIEGASEGKGLGLEFLRHIERTKLLLHLIDVSDFRQMDPIQAFKSVNSEMEKYDPKLLERRQIVVGTKIDALSNRKLLNELEEEFKKMGFPFVAVSSVTGEGLKELKEVIIGEIEKLTAAVIGR